The following proteins come from a genomic window of Thermodesulforhabdaceae bacterium:
- a CDS encoding UDP-glucose/GDP-mannose dehydrogenase family protein, translating to MKIAVVGTGYVGLVSGAGFADFGHEVVCIDKDVSKIENLKAGRIPIYEPGLDEMVEKNRRAGRLSFTTDMKEALRDAQVVFIAVGTPASRRGDGYADLTYVYEVAKEIAPLLNDYRVVVIKSTVPVGTARQVARIIKETNPDASFDMASNPEFLREGEAIEDFMKPDRVIIGVDNARAEEILREIYRPLLLAEIPFVVMSIESAELTKYASNAFLATKISFINEIAALCEETGANVLDVALGMGLDARIGKSFLQAGPGYGGSCFPKDTRALLRIAQEYGVALRIVEAVVEINEAQKARMVRKIRQALGGSEAGKTIAVLGLTFKPDTDDMREAPSLTILPALIERGATIRAHDPQGMKEAKKLLPDLVYCSGPYEACEGSDAVVLLTEWREYRALDLQKLKKLLKKPVFVDLRNVYRRKQMEEAGFIYYSVGRKPVIPKGDSQVGVCK from the coding sequence ATGAAGATAGCCGTTGTGGGAACGGGGTATGTGGGACTTGTTAGCGGCGCCGGATTTGCTGATTTCGGTCATGAAGTGGTCTGCATTGATAAGGACGTATCCAAAATCGAAAATCTTAAGGCGGGGAGAATCCCCATTTATGAGCCTGGACTCGATGAAATGGTCGAAAAGAATCGCCGTGCAGGAAGACTTTCTTTCACAACAGATATGAAGGAAGCTCTTCGAGATGCTCAAGTAGTTTTCATTGCTGTTGGAACTCCCGCTTCACGTAGAGGCGATGGATATGCCGATTTGACATATGTTTACGAGGTGGCGAAAGAAATAGCTCCCCTGCTTAACGATTACAGGGTAGTTGTTATAAAAAGCACAGTTCCTGTTGGAACAGCCCGTCAGGTGGCGAGAATCATAAAGGAAACCAATCCTGATGCTAGTTTTGACATGGCAAGCAATCCAGAGTTCTTGCGAGAAGGGGAAGCGATTGAAGATTTTATGAAACCGGATAGGGTTATCATTGGAGTGGATAATGCCAGGGCGGAAGAAATTCTAAGGGAAATCTATCGACCGCTTTTACTTGCCGAAATTCCCTTCGTGGTTATGTCAATTGAATCGGCAGAACTCACAAAATATGCATCTAACGCCTTTTTGGCTACGAAGATCAGCTTCATAAATGAAATTGCCGCTCTGTGTGAAGAAACTGGAGCCAATGTGCTGGATGTAGCTCTGGGGATGGGGCTTGATGCGAGAATTGGTAAGAGCTTTCTGCAGGCTGGACCTGGTTACGGAGGTTCCTGTTTCCCTAAGGATACTAGAGCTCTACTCAGGATAGCTCAGGAATATGGGGTTGCCCTCAGGATAGTAGAAGCCGTAGTAGAGATAAACGAAGCTCAAAAAGCCAGAATGGTCAGGAAGATCCGACAAGCTCTTGGGGGGTCTGAAGCTGGAAAAACCATAGCCGTTTTGGGACTTACTTTTAAGCCTGATACGGACGACATGAGGGAAGCTCCTTCTCTTACCATCCTTCCTGCTCTTATAGAGCGAGGGGCAACTATACGGGCTCACGATCCTCAGGGAATGAAGGAAGCGAAAAAGCTCCTTCCAGACCTTGTATATTGCTCCGGTCCCTACGAAGCTTGTGAAGGAAGCGATGCTGTGGTGCTACTTACTGAGTGGAGAGAATATCGAGCTCTAGATCTACAGAAGTTGAAAAAACTTCTTAAAAAGCCAGTTTTTGTCGATCTTCGCAATGTTTATCGTCGGAAGCAGATGGAAGAAGCTGGTTTTATTTACTACAGCGTGGGGAGAAAGCCTGTAATTCCAAAAGGAGATTCTCAGGTAGGTGTGTGCAAGTAA
- the ispD gene encoding 2-C-methyl-D-erythritol 4-phosphate cytidylyltransferase, producing MEKVAVIIPAAGQGLRFGGDLPKQFVPVMGKPLLAWTLHAVISAAPVSSCIVVLPRDNFQHYKKILESSLTELLTSLTIQKGDERRVCFQNEQVSFITVPGGSERQESVWEGLKVIPDGIEWVAVHDGARPLVSKEVFLRVFEKARLVGAAIAAIPARDTVKRVKNYSYDYIINETLDRSTLWLAQTPQIFRRDIIIRAYEEAFSTNFVGTDDASLVERLKNPVAIVEGDPLNIKITSKEDMEWLTWHLQRKNAK from the coding sequence ATGGAAAAAGTCGCTGTTATTATTCCCGCCGCGGGTCAAGGCCTGCGTTTTGGTGGGGATTTGCCAAAACAGTTTGTTCCAGTTATGGGAAAACCTCTTCTTGCTTGGACTCTTCATGCTGTGATTAGCGCCGCTCCTGTTTCTTCATGCATTGTAGTGCTTCCTAGAGACAATTTTCAACATTACAAGAAAATTCTAGAATCTTCACTTACAGAACTTTTAACATCTTTGACAATTCAAAAGGGTGATGAAAGGAGAGTTTGTTTCCAAAATGAGCAAGTATCATTTATAACAGTTCCCGGTGGTTCTGAACGGCAGGAAAGTGTATGGGAGGGACTAAAAGTTATTCCAGACGGTATTGAATGGGTGGCTGTGCATGATGGAGCTCGCCCTCTGGTTTCAAAAGAAGTCTTCCTTCGGGTTTTTGAAAAAGCACGATTGGTTGGAGCAGCGATAGCAGCTATTCCTGCTAGAGATACGGTAAAGCGGGTAAAAAATTATTCCTATGACTATATCATCAATGAAACTCTTGATAGATCAACTCTGTGGCTTGCTCAGACTCCTCAGATATTCCGTCGAGATATTATTATCCGAGCCTATGAAGAAGCCTTTTCAACGAACTTTGTTGGCACAGATGATGCATCATTGGTTGAAAGGTTAAAGAATCCTGTGGCAATTGTGGAGGGAGACCCTCTTAATATTAAAATTACGTCGAAAGAAGATATGGAGTGGCTTACATGGCACCTGCAAAGAAAGAATGCGAAGTAA
- the ispF gene encoding 2-C-methyl-D-erythritol 2,4-cyclodiphosphate synthase, giving the protein MAPAKKECEVRIGMGYDVHPFVKDRPLMLGGIKIPSQFGLAGHSDADVLLHAVCDALLGAAGLGDIGRHFPDSDPKYKGISSMVLLQKVLEMIDQAGYAVGNIDVTVVAQKPRIAPYRDQMIRTISQATGLKSNQISIKATTTEGLGFTGREEGIAVYAVALIYKKFGGD; this is encoded by the coding sequence ATGGCACCTGCAAAGAAAGAATGCGAAGTAAGAATCGGGATGGGATACGATGTTCATCCTTTTGTGAAGGATCGCCCTCTTATGCTGGGAGGAATTAAAATTCCTTCACAATTTGGGCTTGCCGGCCATTCCGATGCTGATGTTCTGCTCCATGCCGTGTGTGACGCACTTCTTGGAGCTGCAGGACTGGGAGACATTGGTCGCCACTTCCCTGACTCTGACCCAAAATACAAAGGTATTTCCAGTATGGTGTTACTTCAGAAGGTGCTCGAAATGATTGATCAAGCTGGTTATGCAGTAGGCAATATAGATGTGACTGTTGTGGCTCAAAAACCTCGCATCGCCCCTTATAGAGATCAGATGATCAGAACTATTTCTCAAGCTACCGGCCTCAAGTCAAATCAGATCAGCATTAAGGCTACAACCACGGAAGGACTCGGATTTACAGGAAGAGAAGAAGGAATAGCTGTTTATGCTGTGGCTCTCATCTATAAAAAATTTGGTGGAGATTAG
- the cysS gene encoding cysteine--tRNA ligase translates to MRLVVYNTLTKTKEEFQPLEPGKVRMYVCGVTVYDYCHIGHARSAVVFDVIYRYLSFLGYEVVYVRNFTDIDDKIIRRAQEENTDYRSIAERYIAAFYEDMDRLGVLRPTVEPKATEHISDMIEIIKKLFEKGYAYQSGRDVYFSVERFSGYGKLSGRSLEDMMAGARVDIDEHKRNPFDFVLWKGSKEGEPAWDSPWGPGRPGWHIECSAMSAKYLGETFDIHGGGKDLVFPHHENEIAQSEAAFGKLFVRYWLHNGFVNINNEKMSKSLGNFFTIREILDKIHTEVLRLFVLSKHYRSPVDFSDDAIKESERGLERLYMTVSEALVRLGKEGDVVNQPGFKVTQDMKGEVFPSPRASMPLLLDKDRIVALSNSKAHTSIDAELSEKVFSFPEKFLEAMNNDFNTAQAVGLMFDLRNALQRFLETSGRKKLKGPAAELVELAVAFLRETGSILGILERAPEEFLQEQNLIKLKSTGMTVEEVEAWIARRAEARKEKRFDEADRIRAMLAEKSIQLEDTPQGTRWRVVGVSPQVVTPNEKV, encoded by the coding sequence ATGAGACTTGTAGTTTACAATACTCTTACTAAAACCAAAGAAGAATTTCAGCCTCTTGAACCCGGGAAGGTCAGAATGTATGTTTGCGGAGTAACCGTTTATGACTATTGCCACATTGGTCATGCCAGAAGCGCTGTGGTATTTGATGTTATCTACCGCTACCTTTCCTTCCTTGGGTATGAAGTGGTTTACGTAAGAAATTTTACTGATATAGACGATAAAATCATCCGAAGAGCTCAAGAAGAAAATACCGATTATCGCAGCATCGCCGAACGTTACATTGCGGCTTTTTACGAGGACATGGATCGCCTTGGAGTGCTTCGTCCAACTGTGGAACCTAAAGCAACAGAACACATTAGCGACATGATAGAGATAATTAAAAAGCTTTTCGAGAAAGGCTACGCCTATCAGTCCGGACGAGATGTGTATTTTTCGGTAGAACGCTTTTCGGGTTATGGGAAGCTATCCGGCAGAAGTCTTGAAGATATGATGGCGGGAGCTAGAGTAGATATAGACGAGCACAAACGTAACCCCTTTGATTTTGTGCTCTGGAAGGGTAGTAAAGAAGGCGAACCTGCCTGGGACAGCCCCTGGGGACCAGGACGCCCAGGATGGCATATTGAATGTTCGGCAATGAGCGCAAAATATCTGGGGGAAACCTTTGACATCCACGGTGGCGGAAAGGATCTTGTATTCCCGCATCACGAAAACGAAATTGCACAATCAGAAGCTGCCTTTGGTAAGCTTTTTGTGAGATATTGGCTTCATAATGGTTTTGTGAATATCAACAATGAAAAGATGTCCAAATCTTTGGGCAACTTTTTCACTATTCGTGAGATCTTGGATAAAATCCATACGGAAGTTTTACGCCTCTTTGTCCTTTCCAAACATTACCGCAGTCCGGTGGATTTTTCTGATGATGCAATTAAAGAATCCGAACGAGGCTTGGAACGGCTTTATATGACTGTTTCCGAAGCCTTGGTTCGCCTTGGAAAAGAGGGCGACGTTGTCAACCAACCAGGTTTTAAAGTGACACAAGATATGAAGGGAGAAGTGTTTCCTTCACCGAGAGCGTCTATGCCTTTGCTCCTGGACAAAGATCGTATTGTTGCTCTTTCAAATTCCAAAGCCCACACCAGTATTGATGCTGAACTTTCTGAAAAGGTTTTTTCATTTCCAGAAAAATTTCTAGAAGCCATGAACAATGACTTTAACACGGCTCAGGCTGTAGGGCTTATGTTTGACCTACGGAATGCACTTCAGCGATTCCTTGAAACCTCGGGACGGAAAAAGCTTAAAGGTCCAGCTGCAGAGCTTGTTGAACTGGCTGTCGCTTTTTTAAGAGAAACGGGTTCTATTCTGGGCATTCTTGAGAGAGCGCCGGAAGAATTTTTACAGGAGCAGAATTTGATTAAATTAAAGTCAACCGGTATGACAGTGGAAGAAGTTGAAGCGTGGATTGCCAGGAGAGCGGAGGCGCGAAAGGAAAAGAGATTTGATGAAGCGGATCGGATAAGAGCCATGCTTGCTGAAAAGTCTATTCAGCTTGAAGACACGCCTCAGGGCACAAGATGGCGTGTGGTGGGTGTAAGCCCTCAAGTAGTAACCCCTAATGAAAAAGTATAG
- a CDS encoding bifunctional nuclease family protein: protein MEEKDLLREKNSQDDAFIEAKEVYIKTDRTQGNMVILKETEDSPYYFMMFVGDAEITAIAKEKGFVEPKRPLTHDLYLSILHQAGVTFDKIEIYDMRENTFYAKVYARINGEERIFDSRPSDAVALALHEGIPIMVNKKLLHRELTPEEIKAYEELIKMVKF from the coding sequence ATGGAAGAAAAGGATTTGCTTCGGGAAAAAAACTCTCAGGATGATGCTTTTATTGAAGCAAAGGAAGTTTATATCAAAACTGATAGAACTCAGGGAAATATGGTTATTCTCAAAGAAACAGAAGACTCGCCCTATTATTTTATGATGTTTGTGGGAGATGCTGAAATTACCGCTATCGCTAAGGAAAAAGGATTTGTGGAGCCTAAGCGCCCACTTACCCACGATCTTTATCTGTCGATTCTCCATCAGGCTGGTGTGACCTTTGATAAGATAGAAATTTATGACATGCGAGAAAATACTTTCTACGCTAAAGTTTATGCTCGCATTAATGGTGAAGAAAGGATATTTGACAGTCGCCCGAGCGATGCCGTCGCTTTAGCACTTCATGAAGGTATTCCCATCATGGTTAACAAAAAACTTCTCCATCGTGAATTGACCCCGGAAGAGATAAAAGCTTACGAAGAGCTTATAAAAATGGTTAAGTTTTAG
- a CDS encoding SMI1/KNR4 family protein encodes MTNVSDEMVYNTLGVRLPRSYLEFLSVHFKDLDDDPANHCCWKSGFGNFPFVLGTTQAFRNQFQNFPKDFVIIGYIGTKKILIDHQETEIDIFVALNVATSEVFYVDTLGKIEKVADSFDSWVGGFISWISDRPKTSGKFSLSRFVEIIKGKRVKNDGR; translated from the coding sequence ATGACAAATGTTTCTGATGAAATGGTTTATAACACCTTGGGAGTAAGGCTCCCTAGATCATACCTTGAATTTCTCAGCGTCCATTTTAAAGATCTAGATGATGATCCAGCAAATCATTGTTGCTGGAAGTCTGGATTTGGAAATTTCCCTTTTGTTCTTGGAACAACTCAAGCTTTTAGGAATCAGTTTCAAAACTTTCCCAAAGACTTTGTAATAATTGGCTATATCGGGACCAAGAAGATTTTGATAGATCATCAAGAAACAGAAATTGACATTTTTGTAGCGCTTAACGTAGCAACATCGGAAGTATTCTATGTTGATACGCTTGGCAAAATAGAAAAAGTGGCCGATTCTTTTGATTCCTGGGTTGGTGGATTTATTTCGTGGATTAGCGATAGACCTAAAACTTCGGGTAAATTCAGCTTATCAAGGTTTGTGGAGATAATTAAAGGAAAGAGAGTTAAAAATGATGGACGTTAA
- a CDS encoding 2-oxoacid:acceptor oxidoreductase subunit alpha has product MMDVNVVIAGAAGEGIQTVGSIFSVAAAKCGLAVFSWQEYESRIRGGLNSYSIRISTSLKNAPRRDADVLLPLRKEARKKYRSWLNPNGLLIADEQDNTDGATEIFVPFNKIAREKWQSPIYANTIAVGALWSVIGGDFEALQVAVEDEFQGKAETVIKNNVEAARDGYLFAEKSCQGICPWKLEKRPDRFYLIAGSPAIALGSVKAGCRFMAAYPMTPATGIITFLTQHRKECKVFTEQAEDEIAAINMAIGAQFAGVRAMTATSGGGFSLMVEALSLAGMVEVPVVVVLAQRPGPATGLPTRTAQGDLLFAIHSGHGEFPKVVLAPSDPYDAFHKMVRAFNLADKYQIPIIVMTDQFLADSQFSIPDFDVELAKVETFIASPSDFSTYKRYSITASGISPRLYPGQSKYLVTADSDEHDEDGHITEDLDGVAVPMMEKRLRKLQSLRREIRPPERFFMEDDVEEVFVGWGSTRQAIFEAVEILREEGKRIGALHFTELWPLPELSSKEEFFPPKASITIIEQNATGQFASLLRRELVIRDAKSMLFYSGLPVTAQDIRRRFYGRD; this is encoded by the coding sequence ATGATGGACGTTAATGTTGTTATTGCTGGAGCTGCAGGAGAAGGCATCCAGACTGTGGGATCTATTTTTTCGGTGGCGGCAGCTAAGTGCGGACTTGCTGTTTTTTCCTGGCAAGAATACGAATCACGCATAAGAGGCGGACTTAATAGTTACTCTATTAGGATTTCTACTTCATTGAAAAATGCTCCACGGCGTGATGCCGATGTATTACTTCCGCTCAGGAAAGAGGCACGAAAAAAATATCGCTCCTGGCTCAATCCCAATGGGTTGCTTATAGCTGATGAACAGGACAATACGGACGGTGCGACGGAAATATTCGTTCCTTTCAATAAAATTGCTCGAGAAAAATGGCAAAGCCCAATTTATGCCAACACTATTGCCGTGGGAGCTCTGTGGTCGGTCATTGGAGGCGATTTTGAAGCGCTGCAAGTGGCGGTTGAGGATGAATTCCAGGGCAAAGCAGAAACAGTGATTAAAAACAACGTGGAAGCAGCTCGAGATGGCTACCTTTTTGCGGAAAAATCCTGTCAGGGAATATGTCCCTGGAAGTTGGAAAAACGCCCTGATCGCTTTTATTTGATAGCAGGAAGCCCTGCTATTGCTCTTGGATCTGTCAAAGCAGGATGTCGCTTTATGGCAGCCTATCCCATGACTCCCGCCACCGGTATTATTACTTTCCTTACTCAGCACAGAAAGGAATGCAAAGTTTTTACCGAGCAGGCAGAGGACGAAATTGCCGCCATAAATATGGCTATAGGCGCCCAGTTTGCCGGGGTTCGAGCTATGACGGCAACCTCTGGAGGCGGATTTTCTCTGATGGTCGAAGCTTTGAGCCTTGCAGGCATGGTGGAAGTGCCGGTTGTTGTTGTGCTTGCACAAAGACCGGGACCAGCAACAGGACTTCCGACCCGCACAGCTCAGGGAGATCTTTTATTTGCTATCCACTCAGGACACGGAGAATTTCCTAAAGTTGTTCTGGCTCCGTCTGATCCCTATGATGCCTTCCACAAAATGGTTCGAGCTTTCAATTTAGCCGACAAGTATCAAATACCCATCATTGTTATGACCGACCAGTTTCTGGCGGATTCTCAGTTTTCTATACCAGACTTTGATGTGGAACTGGCAAAGGTTGAGACTTTTATTGCTTCACCTTCAGATTTTTCAACTTATAAACGATATTCCATTACCGCTTCTGGAATATCTCCCAGACTTTACCCAGGGCAAAGCAAATATCTTGTTACCGCCGACAGCGATGAACATGACGAGGACGGACATATTACAGAAGACCTTGATGGCGTTGCTGTGCCAATGATGGAAAAGCGCCTTAGAAAGCTTCAATCTCTTCGAAGGGAAATACGCCCTCCCGAAAGATTTTTTATGGAAGACGACGTGGAAGAAGTTTTTGTAGGATGGGGAAGCACAAGACAGGCTATATTTGAAGCGGTGGAAATACTGCGAGAAGAAGGAAAGCGAATTGGTGCTTTGCATTTTACAGAATTGTGGCCCCTTCCAGAATTATCCTCCAAGGAGGAATTTTTCCCGCCCAAAGCAAGCATTACCATTATAGAACAGAATGCAACCGGGCAGTTTGCCAGCCTTCTTAGAAGAGAGCTTGTAATTCGAGATGCTAAAAGTATGCTTTTTTACAGTGGCTTGCCGGTTACGGCTCAAGACATAAGGAGACGTTTTTATGGTCGAGATTAG
- a CDS encoding thiamine pyrophosphate-dependent enzyme, whose translation MVEISDFYSETPVQWCPGCPNHAILTTLKEALVELGKHPHEICLVSGIGQAAKLPHYMPCNFFNGLHGRALPVATAIAVAQPNLTVIVTTGEGDCYGEGGNHFIHTLRRNPNITLFVHNNSIYALTKGQASPTTPPGERRSLNPDGVTQPPLNSLGIAILHRAAFVARAFALDRAQLKSIMMEAIQCRGFSYVDIIQPCITWDPRPLDWFRKNVKPLDSSHDPADLKKALELALLPAPPIFTGVFFKTTDRPVFGDDFLMEMGVSSLVEPVFPSDKDVLKILEQFR comes from the coding sequence ATGGTCGAGATTAGCGATTTTTATTCCGAAACACCTGTTCAGTGGTGCCCCGGGTGTCCTAACCATGCAATTTTGACCACTCTTAAAGAGGCTCTGGTAGAACTTGGGAAACATCCCCATGAAATATGTCTTGTTTCCGGCATAGGGCAGGCGGCAAAGCTTCCTCATTACATGCCCTGCAATTTTTTCAACGGTTTGCATGGAAGAGCCCTTCCAGTAGCTACTGCAATAGCTGTAGCTCAACCCAATCTTACTGTTATTGTTACAACCGGGGAAGGCGATTGTTACGGCGAGGGAGGAAATCACTTTATTCACACCTTAAGACGAAACCCAAACATTACGCTTTTTGTCCATAACAATTCGATTTATGCTCTTACCAAAGGACAGGCTTCCCCAACTACGCCTCCGGGGGAAAGGCGAAGTCTTAACCCTGATGGAGTAACCCAGCCGCCGCTTAATTCTCTGGGAATTGCCATACTTCATAGGGCAGCCTTTGTGGCTCGAGCTTTTGCGCTCGATCGAGCTCAGTTGAAGTCCATCATGATGGAAGCAATTCAGTGTAGAGGATTTTCCTACGTAGATATTATTCAGCCCTGCATCACCTGGGATCCCAGACCCCTGGACTGGTTCAGGAAGAACGTAAAACCTCTGGATTCGTCTCATGACCCAGCTGATCTAAAAAAGGCTCTTGAGCTTGCTCTCCTGCCAGCTCCGCCCATTTTCACGGGGGTTTTCTTTAAAACCACCGATCGCCCTGTCTTTGGTGATGATTTTCTGATGGAGATGGGTGTTTCTTCTCTTGTAGAACCAGTTTTTCCTTCTGACAAGGATGTTCTGAAAATATTGGAACAATTTAGGTAA
- a CDS encoding chemotaxis protein CheW, giving the protein MAVDKGIKILLVEDSKITRRMECKVLNDLGFNNIIEADDGDHAISLLAKHPDVDVIISDWNMPKMGGIELLKWVRQQEKYRELPFILATGRAQKKEVVEASEAGASNIISKPFAPPELLRVIEQTFSGRTLQTLSQEIPERKPVLDASGKPILNIAHIQITDHLTLGVAKHLIDTGKVAPKHFASLQTICMTSWNPVREALEQGTVDGALVLAPIAMDLFAYNVPVKVVLLAHKNGSICVRKKEPLKSLVEFFKNKTFCIPHELSIHHIISHMFMNELGLKAGIAGSREGDFFYEVVPPVKMPEFLKINPEASGFLVAEPIGTKAIAEGVAEQLFLSAEVWQNHPCCVVAFRSEIIDRHGEAVEEFVRLMVEAGDFITKKPEKAAEIGVTFLDPQKTLGLKVPILKNVLTETQGIKADDLRPDLDALGKMVSYMKESMDIDLAIDIPSFVDMRFSDSAYRHASGYVPRPSRLLSIKDLIARVSQDVQEARVSAKSFLGQEGKYLIFHLNNQQYGIDVLHVKEIVGIMPIREIPQAPSFVKGVINLRGKVIPVIDLRLKLNMPGADYNERTCIVILEIPLERGVFHVGVIVDTVSHVETIKARDVEPPPRFGSGVSLPFVRAMAKSDGHVKILLDAIHLFEKAELERISAAQAA; this is encoded by the coding sequence ATGGCAGTTGATAAGGGAATAAAAATTTTACTTGTTGAGGATTCGAAGATAACTCGCCGGATGGAGTGTAAGGTATTAAACGATCTTGGGTTTAACAACATCATAGAAGCCGACGATGGTGATCATGCCATATCTCTTCTGGCTAAGCACCCCGATGTGGATGTTATTATTAGTGACTGGAATATGCCCAAAATGGGCGGCATTGAACTTTTAAAATGGGTTCGACAGCAAGAGAAATACCGAGAGCTGCCTTTTATTCTGGCTACGGGAAGAGCACAAAAAAAGGAGGTGGTGGAAGCCTCCGAGGCTGGGGCAAGTAATATTATTTCCAAGCCCTTTGCTCCACCGGAACTTTTGAGGGTTATTGAACAGACTTTTTCCGGGAGGACTCTACAGACTCTTTCCCAGGAAATTCCAGAAAGAAAACCCGTGCTAGACGCCAGTGGAAAACCGATTCTGAATATTGCTCACATTCAGATTACCGACCATCTTACTCTTGGGGTTGCAAAGCATTTGATAGACACAGGTAAAGTTGCTCCGAAACATTTTGCTTCTCTTCAGACTATTTGTATGACGAGCTGGAATCCTGTCCGGGAAGCCTTGGAACAGGGCACGGTGGATGGAGCTCTGGTTCTTGCGCCCATTGCTATGGATCTCTTCGCATATAACGTTCCAGTAAAGGTTGTGTTGCTTGCTCACAAAAATGGTAGTATTTGCGTTCGCAAAAAGGAGCCCCTGAAGTCACTGGTGGAATTTTTCAAAAACAAGACTTTTTGCATTCCCCACGAGCTGTCCATTCATCATATTATTTCGCACATGTTTATGAATGAATTGGGACTTAAAGCTGGAATTGCTGGAAGCCGGGAAGGAGATTTTTTCTATGAAGTGGTTCCGCCTGTAAAAATGCCCGAATTTCTTAAAATAAATCCCGAAGCCAGTGGTTTCCTCGTGGCTGAGCCCATTGGGACAAAAGCCATAGCTGAAGGCGTTGCGGAGCAACTATTCCTGTCTGCGGAGGTATGGCAGAATCATCCCTGTTGCGTTGTGGCTTTCCGGTCTGAAATCATCGATAGACATGGGGAAGCCGTGGAAGAATTTGTCAGATTGATGGTTGAAGCGGGCGATTTTATAACTAAAAAGCCTGAAAAGGCGGCTGAAATTGGAGTAACCTTCCTGGATCCGCAAAAAACGCTGGGGCTTAAAGTGCCCATCTTGAAAAATGTTCTCACAGAAACTCAGGGAATAAAAGCTGACGACCTCAGACCAGATCTTGATGCGCTTGGCAAAATGGTTTCTTACATGAAGGAGAGCATGGATATAGACCTTGCTATTGATATACCCTCTTTTGTTGACATGAGATTTTCCGACAGTGCATACAGACATGCTAGTGGTTATGTTCCAAGACCGTCACGACTCTTGAGCATTAAAGATCTTATTGCCAGGGTATCACAGGATGTTCAGGAAGCTCGCGTTTCTGCAAAGAGTTTTCTTGGGCAGGAAGGGAAATATCTTATTTTTCATCTTAACAATCAACAATACGGGATTGATGTGCTGCACGTTAAGGAAATTGTTGGAATAATGCCAATTCGTGAAATTCCGCAAGCACCTTCATTTGTAAAAGGTGTTATCAATTTACGAGGTAAGGTAATACCGGTTATTGATCTAAGACTTAAACTTAATATGCCGGGAGCGGATTACAATGAGAGAACATGCATTGTGATTTTGGAAATTCCTCTCGAGCGAGGCGTTTTTCATGTGGGAGTTATAGTCGATACCGTTTCTCATGTGGAGACCATTAAAGCTCGAGATGTGGAACCACCTCCCAGGTTTGGTTCTGGTGTAAGTCTTCCCTTTGTTAGAGCCATGGCTAAGTCTGACGGACATGTTAAGATATTGCTGGACGCTATCCATCTATTTGAGAAAGCCGAGTTAGAAAGAATTTCGGCAGCTCAAGCAGCATAG